atgcacgcatttaggaggcctctaggaggcccgtgctaaggagctaggggagaacaaaggcgtggcagacaacgggttaactaacacaaacacaaagattagattaccaacaacaaatgatgatccgcgctgacattttggagataacggagatgttttggtgtccatcggcgacgtctcctctgcattacctgaataaagaaaaaacagttgttattaagtgaaatgccaataaaagttacacaatacagatagaaacaatagtcTGGTtatttagctcaaagatttgaagatgcaatttttaaaacttgaaatcaAGCTTGttatattgagaactgtaaacagcacaaagctcacttgctagttttttgaaaaaaattccggaagtataccggaagtaaccacagcgcctcaaccattgagctgtcgttaAATTAAACCAGATATTcttgatctccatgaaatttggggtcgattagatgtgatttaaacgaaatccaaaatttggccaaaatcgagaattttcctgaactatagttcaggaaaattctgaaaaccggaagtacgaaaacgtacaaaaaaaaacatgaactttaccacaaatttgacgaggatcacgaatttgtggttcttttgtgcgtcaaatgaatatttactgaactactgactgaaatcagaaaaccggaagtagaaaaaaaaacacattattaaaattctaacaagtgagctttgttgggggaatagttatcttCAGTTTTCActgaaaaatttccatacaacagctgccgataacTGTTTAAATCGAtttaaagtaactgaaactgactgtttcaacagctgactattatcgaaaagccatctagcgttagaaaaaaacgTCTAAGAAACAATACGTTTGCGCGCAAGTAGGGCCTGATTTCGGAATTATTACAGACACAAGTAAGTATACTTTTCgaatagataatctacgaaaataagtaaattgtcgggtacctgggcataatcccgtggtgagtgactgcaggtgtgtaacagcggcacGGAAGCGAacactgaagtgttccaactcgtcagtgaagtaagacaagttgtatttttgtgtACGAAGCGATGAAGCAGAAGCTGGATGAGCTTACGCCGGAAGATAGGGATGAagcagaacgttggtcatggacaaaagccagcgttggctcaagaatcttcgtgccaggaccacacgattccacaaagaaaactgcgtgctctgtaaaaaaaaaaaaatgttttacattaatgaaaatataaaaatgaataaagcatatcaatctttacctcttctaagaagcacactgaaaagttcatgaaaacagtaaaaatggaattcacagcaaccaacagcattactccacatgttgagataaatttcctgatgctaaagaaagtgtcatgaagaatagcagtagcgtggtgataggtggttcacttcacactcttcatgtcactgaaactctaagtggaaatgggacaagcaaattctctacgttatttacaaatttacacacaTTTACACACATAAGAGATAAAACTttacctatctcttagctgggttgccttctaaaccaaagtaaaaaaaagccataacaacaaacaggCTGTTGCaaggtacaccaccaaaattgcgagattcagaaaagatacTATGGTTAAtaagcaagaatacctatgttatatgaaaatctgaattgtaatggtctggtgaTTGATacagcagtaatggggaaataccttatctcggcacaTTTATATTCCACTATGTGTgctcttcaaacatgagttttaggcttttgacagcatgaggatctaatggatggaaattgactgagcgctaagtcatgggctaagtcaacttgttggaatgactgacagtatgcatctagaatttgaagaaataagttagtacagtataaaaataaggaaacttggtaaagataaacctacataagatatgaagttcaatttggtattttaaatcacaggaataagtataaattagaaacaatttgtatcgctcatttcgcctcgtttcaccatgaaagaacaacaacagcgacactggcgacatctagtaatgagttttgaatcttaagttggttgcacagtcTAGTCACATACAGACGTGATATTACACgtcaaaaaagtttaacaacggagatcggataacaagttaactgtttttaagtaatagaTAAAACAAACTTTAGCTAGTGattcttactgcattcttgactatgttttcagataatttcagctgaagttttcatgtacctggccaactaggtgctcgtgacaatagaaatgaaatggtctaatccaataatgcaagctcacaacctatgtcttctgaagaaaaatcatttctgttgcaggtaattattttaccaaaaatattttgaattactgtgttctttaagacaataatgttcacattcacttttccctttcaagttgtaaatcttcaagatattgatgccttcgccagatcctgatgagagagagaattcatcattttgtgtgcagcagttttaattatttttttttctaatttaaattttgctttagACCAAATGAGAATCATTTTGTTGCCCATCCACTGGATCTGTCGAAGGATAAGGAAAAAagccaacaacaccaacacgGTCAACAaggttctttgtttgtttacccCTTGGCTGGTGAAAGATTGTTGTGCATCAAGTTAACCTGTGGCTGTTCCTTGTTGCTGGTGTGTTACGGAAGTTGCAGGAagtattttgttcaatttgcaTCATGTCTGTAGATTTACAGCTAGTTTAAGTcttaccttcttcttcgttccagTCTAATTCACACAGGTAATTTTTCAGCCAGTCTGTTGATTTTGATGtgtacaattttctttattgatatAATTATGATTAGGcttaactcttgtaaataacgtTAAGTGagatttatttgtcttttcattgacagcatttccattgatgctgaagattaattcatttaattttggttataggtttagcGTTTAttttcgcgtagttgctgtccaatgtggcacgttgttgcagcctatgctggtgtctggtgaaagatctttctgcatcaagttCAACTGGTTGTTCCTTGTCGGTGGTGTTGTGTTACCAAAATTGCGTCATCAATCATCatattgttaaattgtcatagTGTCTGCAGTTATCGTTCAGGAGttaagaaggaacaaaaacaaatatgggatgtttatgtctAACAAATagtaaacatgttttcgggattgggaaaggaaagtggaggatgtaAGGGGGTaattcaagtttggataaacaatcagttaatctataaccctacaaacatatccctaccaattaatctccaaaccccactaACATACACCTATCAACTCTCAAATTTATACCCTAAACCACATAAACTAATGTTAAACCCTAACAATGTGatgtctgtaataaataaaaaatttaatacctaaaactatttttttattatttttttgaaatgttgaaaaaattcaataaacagaacGTCCGGTTCAACacggtttactactgcacgagtttaaacgcaacccgccaccaccgctgcggcaatgagacaaaaagcgatggtttagttttgcggaaatctgcatagtctttgtaacttgactgacggagatttccacaaaaaaaaaaccatggctatttgtttcattgggtagtggatgcattgttttaacttgCACATGCTATTATAGgaaatgtctacggcccccagagatatttatctggaccgagaagaagagagaagtacgaggcaagtttttccggggagatgtagtcatactaggcttccgggttagactcatgaccctccaaaagttttcatcggatcatgcgccttccaagtccccgttcgaccagagccctcccctcctcctggtttcacagcgggtgagtgaccaccggcgggcgttggttagtggttagttagggaaacggggccacagaaaagaagggagcccagatatgcacttataatttaatctaacgatcaaacaatttatcagtcttggattacagcattctctcgtcggttttcaccagtggatgaagtccatggcaagtagcgaaggattaccctgtaagcagaatgaacattaaTTTGGATATCAatatattcaaacaagattgtaacgacagaataagcaatacctcaaattaAGATGGCCGCTttagaaagtaaaaagggagattcaagggtagcagccaacaggttggTAAACAAgtgaccttgttgactttcttgaaaggacatgacttctcataaagtctgccatgcaaatttagaaacctggagtttagatcctgtaaataaaaagagaaaaatgtccccttattttgtataatttgtggcatcaatgtgcttgacatctataatctaaaagaataaacaattatcagtaTGCACTCAAAAgtgtctcttaaacattagatagacataagtggagatcaatagttcaatattttaaatacatattaggcTGCAACGGAAAAAGTTTCGTGACATAATAAGTGAACTTGCACATGAAACCACAGATCAGTTATCCAATTTTCTCttgagaagatgaaatgagagattAGTCTATGccggggttggtgatctagcaagtccaatacaaacagcagcagataattataaattctaataaaagacgaaggaatatttattttagcaaTACATGAAATGGATAGAGCTAGTATTGGTTATTACCTGTATcgtttcgatggcacattcagtagaatacaaagattttgaacaaaatagttgacggtaggcaGCACGACAGCCACGAACCTTTCATCAGTTTCATGTTTCTTCCtataagttgatgagaaacattaaatTTATCTAACACATACAcagaatagaacacatcagcGACAAATTAGAGACGAAATTACTCGAATTTACCTGAGAATTCATTgataattttcgaagaaaggaTAGCTTAACTTTCGACAGCAAATCGCCATTCCATTaacacaatcaacacgccatctattgacacgtctcaaaactcagtatttgtAGCTGGTCTTAAGATAATCACAACACTTGAAAAGTCCAcatttgtttgctaaaacctAGCACTCAATCCTTAGAACtgtgcagagaacaaagctcacttgctagttttatgcaaatctGCCGGAACACGGTCCAGCAGATTGACTAGAAGCAGTGGCATCCGTTGTTGAATGGTGGACAAAATTCAGCTGAGGAGTAAAAGTTTTCTTTGCTGGATCCCAATATGGCGGGATTGAATAAGCGAGTTGATCCCGGACGAGATCTGTGAATTGTTGGGCCAGGTCATTCGAAAGAGATATTCTTCAGCCGAACGAATGATTCTATCCACGATCCAGCACTGGgcagcaataaaataaaaggagaattcaaattttagagtttcaagaaaaagttctAATGGAATTTTACCCGATAGGATATCTTTGATTACTTCCGGCAACAAAATAGCGTCCTAGTTTCGGTTCATTGCGGTGATGTTTCAGTCGGTTGCGGATGCTAAcgaccaaacaaataattggcGAATCGGCGCACCAAACGGAAGAGTAAGTTCGTGGTTCCAGAATCATCCGGCAGCTACTCCCAGTTATCGCTCCTGCTTCACTATTATAGGCAAATGCATCATAATAACGATGACTCAAAATGTGTGGTCCACCGACGGAACACCATAAACTTTGGAACCggaaaaattctttgtcgTCGTCGAAGCGAGTGAAGAGTCGGGAATTGTCCAGGTAGCGTGATGTAACTCAGTCAAGACGGCCGACGTCGGCAACGAAGAACCTACAAACGTTTCCGAGTCTCAATGTGGCTGCTGGACGTGTTGCGGGCCCATCAGCCAGCCCATGACTTCCGAATATGCATCCTGTTCTATTGTCACCGCCAGAAATCTCATCCGATTCTGGAATTTCCGGTCCACCACCAACATAtgttcacaaaagaaaaaccaattagccagtttgtaaaaaaaattcgaaaacatGATTGATAATTAAACTAATCTGGGTTTGTCGGAAGAGGGCCCACTGATGCACCGGACTAGTCGGAATCGAAACCATCTGAAACGTAATACACACAAATTGCCTATTTTGGATAACTTCTGTCAGATGCTTTAGCCTATAAGAAAGAGTGGATCCCTGTATCAATTATGCTGCCACCATCCACCTGTCAGTTCGTCACAATTTAAACCCTTAGAATAATCAATAACTCTAGTGAGATGTGAAAGATATGACTATTTGAATCAGGGGTAACCTTACCAAATGATAGGAGTAAAAAGGAAGATATAAAAAGGTCATCTAGTAATTGATTTGATAATAGTTTTCTGCATTCTTGTGGAAAAATTTTGTAACATGTCCACCACCCTATTTATATGACAATAAAATTAGCCATGTACATCCTTGGAgaactgaaaacaaaacataatataaaagaaataccattttgaaattaagttCACTCCATTCCTCTACTGTAAAACTTTCAAGTATACGTGATATAATGTCTCTGATTTTGAGAGTTAGAAAAGTGTCTCCAGCTATAAAATTGGCCATGTAAAGATTTAGCAAAAGGTTGCACATTCCAATTTTCTCGTTCTCGGAAAAATAGGGATATGTTTTCACATTGAAACTCAAGAGAGACAATATTTTCTCCAAATAGAAAGCGAGGGAAAGGGACATGATGTTTTTCCGAATCGAAACTGTTCATGGAAAATTTCCGGAATGGgcgaggaaaagaaatgtccGAAGCCGCAGGCCAAAGCTTGCTTTGAACAGTACCAAAATTCATCAGGACTAGAAGTAGGTCAGGCACTTCAATACAGAATTGTTGAGTTTTATCAGAtattttttctgaaagaaTCTTAAGACACACTTCTGCCACATCTTTGCTTGTTGTCACTGACATTAGAAAGAACAAATATCTATATGATAATTTGCAGGTTTACAATGATCGTTGTAATTGCCCTAaaacaaatgagaaacaaTCAGTTAGAGCCACAACattcatttttgtaaattatacCTTTATTTCTAACCGCAAATAGTTCACCAAATCTGAAGAAGACATCtttggaatttgaatttctttaataCCTAGATCTTTATCAAGCCAAGAATAGTTTACTTCGTCTAAGGGAATGAATAAAGATGATGAGTAAGAtaaaacaatcaatcaattgagaatttaccttttgaataaaaaagataaacttgTGTGTCATCAAAAATATCCAGAACTGTAGTACGATTTAATTGTTCCTGTCTACTACTTTTTGACGAAGCACTCTGGGATGATGATTCAACGAGGATGGAGTCTTTGAGTGAAAATGTGTgtaagttttgttttgggcccaaacagaaaattatcCATTATATGTTAACTGACCTGAAAAATTTGGGGTTATGGGCAAAATCATTGCTTTCTGACGGTAAACCATTGAGCTCCAGTTagcgttttcttctttcattcctttctGCCAAGATTTGAAGAACATCTAGTCTCTGATTGAtaaatcaacattttaaagCAATGAAATTGTAGTTCATTCGACAAAGAGTACGTTACCTTCACTCTGTTTTCCTCGATTAAATCAGATTAAAACTGTTCAAGATTCCAATCTAAACTGACTAGACTGCTAATAAACAcatgtgtgtttctttttattaaatcgTCTGACAAATGCAGCACAGTTGCcagtttaacaatttaaaacatttattttccacttttttttcagacttcgttaatttttcttattcattacgttttattctaattattttacatgatatcattgtgttttttttactgttaatatttttccttttctttgttattgcttattgttaataaaatgtttcgtcGTCAACGCGTCACCCCATACAAACCGATAAAATTTTCGTGCTCGTCAAGCTCAGCAAGAAAAGCTTCCCTTCCCTtcgattttaaagaaattaaagaaggaGGCGATCCAGTTCTTTGAATTGTccaaataaattattagcaAATCGGACCATGTAAATTCACAGGACAAAGGAGATCCACCATTTAACTGGGCATTAGTAAACACATCGACTAGTGCAGCTGCAGCCCTTCCAGGAGAAATGCTTCAAAAAGCAGTTTAATAATTTTCGATTGCAGTGCCATCTACTCAACAGTCAAAAAAGCTCATTTTCGAAAGTGGCGCCAcctatttgaaaattaaaatagctcAGAATTTAACCAAACTAAACTTAAAAGATGCgtcttgacacgaggaacaagaatatcgggattaaaaaattatccgacCAGTAGAACtgctttaaaactcaattcaaaaattcgacgtcagcgccatctattgtcaaaataaaagtagctCAGAATTTATCCAAACTAAACTTAAAAGACATAAATTGACCAAAAGACTttgaactaaacccgattttgatctcatcgtgctcagcgtgaaacgctgatcaagaatatatcctcgattgcctgtttctgagcatttttagtaagtctggaaagcagcgccaccaagtggcaagtgttggaactaaacgcgattttgatctcatcgtgctcagcatgaaacgctgatcaagaatatatcctagattgcctgtttctgagcatttttagtaagtctggaaagcagcgccaccaagtggcaagtgttggaactaaacgcgattttgatctcatcgtgctcagcgtgaaacgctgatcaagaatatatcctcgattgcctgtttctgagcatttttagtaagtctggaaagcagcgccaccaagtggcaagtgttggaactaaacgcgattttgatctcatcgtgctcagcgtgaaacgctgatcaagaatatatcctcgattgcctgtttctgagcatttttagtaagtctggaaagcagcgccaccaagtggcaagtgttggaactaaacgcgattttgatctcatcgtgctcagcgtgaaacgctgatcaagaatatatcctcgattgcctgtttctgagcatttttagtaagtctggaaagcagcgccaccaagtggcaagggttggaactaaacgcgattttgatctcatcgtgctcagcgtgaaacgctgatcaagaatatatcctcgattgcctgtttctgagcatttttagtaagtctggaaagcagcgccaccaagtggcaagtgttggaactaaacgcgattttgatctcatcgtgctcagcgtgaaacgctgatcaagaatatatcctcgattgcctgtttct
The window above is part of the Daphnia pulex isolate KAP4 chromosome 3, ASM2113471v1 genome. Proteins encoded here:
- the LOC124190084 gene encoding uncharacterized protein LOC124190084 isoform X1; translated protein: MFFKSWQKGMKEENANWSSMVYRQKAMILPITPNFSDSILVESSSQSASSKSSRQEQLNRTTVLDIFDDTQVYLFYSKDEVNYSWLDKDLGIKEIQIPKMSSSDLVNYLRLEIKGNYNDHCKPANYHIDICSF
- the LOC124190084 gene encoding uncharacterized protein LOC124190084 isoform X2; the encoded protein is MFFKSWQKGMKEENANWSSMVYRQKAMILPITPNFSDSILVESSSQSASSKSSRQEQLNRTTVLDIFDDTQVYLFYSKDLGIKEIQIPKMSSSDLVNYLRLEIKGNYNDHCKPANYHIDICSF